Proteins from one Bifidobacterium sp. ESL0732 genomic window:
- a CDS encoding DNA-processing protein DprA, protein MMSGSTAVSPATPSTSLDEDTLARAILTFCIDSADALLFATIKGAGDAVTALRLIADEKSGIRNRNKLDEVFATGTAKWGRKVNARGMGSFHHGLERWRERLHQLPNNDRTDLKDFFTVNGSQWIIGPTSPYWPSQLDDLSIRKDWASPLCLWGIGNPVALASCPQPLAVVGSRGADDYGRYVAKTIAKKAAEQGHLVISGGAFGIDAAAHWGALDAMSSLGENESGRTLAVFAGGLNHIGPERNVPLFDRIKANNGALISELCPNTIPEARRFLLRNRIIAALASTVVVAQARSRSGALNTANWAAELGREVYAAPGNINIPGNTGCNWLIRDHRAIILTSVNSVDEICHQGHAPKVIHIHKAETISVNNETQKNRTGKPSSHLPAGRGKESHECIDQPQRQPDDSDVNQTSITALQVPLPSDTKSSQSGRGNATARQSASDQPISQPPTPKTEPTIVQQEVLTAIRRCRRQGSTATHEAVLAMLNTPRPTGKHRTPRQNPANAVISKAESWNIGKLEGELGEMELRGLITLESGTIHILTANNHKTDSR, encoded by the coding sequence ATGATGAGCGGCAGCACTGCCGTTTCCCCCGCAACTCCATCGACATCCCTCGATGAGGACACATTGGCCCGAGCCATTCTCACTTTCTGTATCGACAGCGCCGACGCCCTGCTGTTCGCCACCATCAAAGGGGCCGGCGATGCCGTCACCGCCTTACGGCTCATCGCTGACGAAAAAAGCGGCATTCGCAACCGCAACAAGCTCGACGAAGTCTTCGCCACCGGAACGGCCAAATGGGGCCGAAAGGTCAACGCACGGGGCATGGGCTCATTTCACCACGGGCTGGAACGCTGGCGGGAACGGCTGCATCAGCTGCCTAACAACGACAGAACCGACCTCAAAGACTTTTTCACGGTAAACGGATCGCAGTGGATCATCGGGCCGACCAGTCCCTACTGGCCAAGTCAGCTCGACGATCTTTCCATCAGAAAGGACTGGGCCTCGCCGCTATGTCTCTGGGGCATTGGGAATCCTGTAGCTTTGGCGAGCTGTCCACAACCGTTGGCCGTGGTGGGCTCGCGCGGAGCGGATGATTATGGGCGATACGTAGCCAAAACCATTGCCAAAAAAGCCGCTGAACAAGGGCACTTGGTCATCTCCGGTGGCGCCTTCGGCATCGACGCCGCCGCCCACTGGGGAGCTTTGGACGCCATGAGCAGTCTCGGCGAAAACGAAAGCGGACGAACCTTGGCTGTCTTCGCAGGAGGACTCAACCATATCGGCCCCGAACGCAACGTGCCGTTATTCGACCGCATCAAAGCCAATAATGGCGCACTCATCAGCGAACTGTGCCCGAACACCATCCCTGAAGCCCGGAGGTTCCTCCTTCGCAACCGCATCATCGCCGCTTTGGCTTCGACCGTCGTCGTAGCCCAAGCCCGCAGCCGCTCAGGCGCACTCAACACCGCCAATTGGGCCGCCGAACTGGGCCGCGAAGTCTATGCAGCTCCCGGCAATATCAACATTCCCGGCAACACCGGCTGCAACTGGCTAATCCGCGACCATCGCGCCATCATCCTCACCTCGGTCAATTCCGTCGATGAGATTTGCCATCAAGGACATGCACCAAAAGTAATACATATTCATAAAGCGGAGACGATCTCCGTCAATAACGAAACACAGAAAAACCGAACAGGAAAGCCATCATCCCACCTACCCGCTGGCCGAGGAAAGGAAAGTCATGAATGCATTGATCAACCGCAACGGCAACCTGATGATTCAGATGTCAACCAGACAAGCATCACTGCTTTGCAAGTCCCCTTGCCAAGCGACACCAAGAGTTCGCAGTCTGGCCGAGGAAACGCGACGGCGAGACAAAGCGCGTCCGACCAGCCCATCTCGCAACCGCCAACGCCCAAGACCGAACCCACCATCGTCCAACAAGAGGTGCTGACCGCTATACGCCGTTGCAGGCGGCAAGGCAGCACAGCCACTCATGAAGCCGTTCTGGCGATGCTCAATACGCCACGGCCCACCGGCAAACACCGAACACCCAGACAAAACCCAGCAAATGCTGTGATATCAAAAGCCGAATCGTGGAACATCGGAAAATTGGAAGGCGAACTTGGGGAAATGGAACTGCGAGGCCTAATCACACTGGAATCAGGCACCATCCACATCCTCACCGCTAATAATCACAAAACGGATAGCAGATAA
- a CDS encoding YifB family Mg chelatase-like AAA ATPase has product MAIGTAMSVGLVGLKANAIQMQAFISPGLPYFSIIGLPDTSLSEARERVKSACQASGFSWPETRVTVNLSPASLPKRGSSHDLAIAVSVLSAAGVIPHDCLADTVVLGELNLDGSVLPVTGVLPIALYAREHGIDQIIVPERNIEEAELVEGLNVIGIRHLGELIELMGGEAKYHINETRIPDDQASNDDEAKLAPTIGDMAEVIGQERTKWALQVAAAGGHHLLMTGPPGSGKTMLASRMPGIMCPLNEHEQLEVASIRSLCGTLPNYGISDVPPFEAPHHTASTASLVGGGSGIATPGAITRAHRGVLFMDEAPEFSPRSLQTLREPLESGYVALSRSKGTTYYPANFQLIMAANPCPCGYGYGDGSRCTCKEKDRIRYFSRLSGPILDRIDIQVEVPPVEHLITRNAQPQITSEQMRLKVTDARHTAQERFAAYHWTCNAQASGTWLRANTPKTALTLIDEALENERLSLRGADRALRLAWTLADLSGKTTPGHEEMMQGIALRTKES; this is encoded by the coding sequence ATGGCCATCGGGACGGCGATGTCGGTGGGATTGGTGGGGCTCAAGGCCAACGCCATCCAGATGCAGGCCTTCATCTCGCCGGGACTGCCGTATTTCTCCATCATCGGTCTGCCGGATACCTCGCTGAGCGAGGCACGCGAACGGGTGAAATCCGCCTGTCAAGCCAGTGGGTTCAGCTGGCCGGAGACACGGGTGACGGTTAACCTTTCCCCCGCTTCCCTGCCCAAACGCGGCTCGTCGCACGACCTAGCCATCGCGGTTTCCGTACTCAGCGCGGCCGGCGTCATTCCCCACGATTGCCTGGCCGACACAGTGGTGCTCGGCGAGCTCAATCTCGACGGCTCGGTGCTGCCGGTCACCGGCGTGCTGCCTATCGCGCTTTACGCCCGCGAACACGGCATCGACCAGATCATCGTCCCCGAGCGCAACATCGAGGAAGCCGAACTCGTCGAGGGGCTCAACGTCATCGGCATCCGCCATTTGGGCGAGCTCATCGAGCTGATGGGCGGTGAAGCGAAATATCATATCAACGAAACCCGGATTCCTGACGACCAAGCCTCAAACGACGACGAAGCCAAACTCGCACCGACGATCGGCGATATGGCTGAAGTCATTGGCCAGGAACGCACGAAATGGGCCCTTCAAGTGGCTGCAGCAGGCGGTCATCATCTCCTGATGACCGGGCCTCCAGGCTCGGGAAAGACCATGCTCGCTTCGCGCATGCCCGGCATCATGTGCCCGTTGAACGAACACGAACAACTCGAGGTTGCCTCGATTCGGTCTTTGTGCGGGACCTTGCCGAATTACGGTATTAGCGACGTGCCGCCGTTCGAAGCGCCACACCACACGGCTTCAACGGCATCGCTGGTCGGCGGAGGTTCTGGCATCGCCACTCCGGGAGCAATCACACGCGCCCACCGAGGGGTGCTTTTCATGGATGAGGCACCGGAATTCTCACCACGTTCGTTGCAGACTTTGCGCGAACCGCTGGAATCAGGCTATGTGGCCCTTTCACGTTCTAAAGGAACAACCTACTATCCCGCCAATTTCCAGTTAATTATGGCGGCCAACCCCTGCCCTTGTGGTTACGGTTATGGCGACGGCTCACGTTGCACCTGCAAAGAGAAGGACCGTATCCGCTATTTTTCAAGGCTTTCGGGCCCGATTCTCGACCGCATCGACATCCAGGTGGAGGTGCCGCCGGTGGAGCACCTGATAACGCGGAATGCACAGCCGCAAATCACCAGCGAGCAGATGAGACTCAAAGTCACCGACGCGCGGCACACTGCTCAAGAGCGTTTCGCCGCCTATCACTGGACCTGCAACGCACAGGCCTCCGGCACATGGTTGCGTGCGAACACCCCGAAAACCGCTCTTACTCTCATCGACGAAGCGCTGGAGAACGAACGGTTGAGCCTGCGTGGAGCGGATCGGGCGTTGCGCCTCGCTTGGACGCTTGCCGACTTGAGCGGCAAAACGACACCGGGCCATGAAGAAATGATGCAAGGTATCGCCTTGCGAACGAAGGAGTCATGA
- a CDS encoding YraN family protein: MNTQISAAQQRRATTYFGGGTDVDNNTALNDTDLNSTASEGLLAELEEELAMPDLSAKQLGEIGEQYAAAWLIQLGWHVLARNWRTRFGELDIIMMTPGHIVVFVEVKTRRTQRYGSPQEAITPHKQANLHHAGALWLAGPGKSIRRSGIRFDAMSILLQGNRPSVRHIPGAF, from the coding sequence ATGAACACACAAATCTCAGCAGCACAACAGCGTCGGGCCACTACCTACTTCGGCGGCGGCACCGATGTAGACAACAACACCGCTCTGAACGACACCGATCTCAACAGCACTGCCTCGGAAGGACTGCTGGCAGAACTCGAAGAAGAGCTTGCCATGCCCGACCTTTCTGCGAAACAACTCGGCGAAATCGGCGAGCAATACGCTGCGGCGTGGCTCATCCAGCTCGGGTGGCACGTTCTGGCAAGAAACTGGAGAACCCGGTTCGGCGAACTGGACATCATCATGATGACTCCCGGACATATCGTGGTGTTCGTCGAGGTAAAAACCCGGCGGACACAGCGCTATGGCAGCCCGCAAGAAGCCATCACCCCGCATAAACAGGCCAATCTTCACCACGCTGGGGCGCTCTGGCTTGCCGGTCCCGGTAAATCGATACGACGAAGCGGGATTCGTTTCGATGCCATGTCGATTTTGCTTCAAGGTAACAGGCCAAGTGTTCGGCACATACCGGGGGCATTCTGA
- a CDS encoding pyridoxamine kinase, translating to MQEDTTLYERNPKYIPRVAAVHDMCGYGKCSLTAAIPILSACGCDVCPVPTALFSAHTKFPVYTFHDTTDILSGYLDAWQKVNVQLDGIYSGFLGSAEQVDIIKRMYREYPKALRLVDPVMGDGGQMYPTYSQEMCDAVKTLVDGADVLMPNLTEASILTGRDYPGQNLSDDEATDWVGALLDMGAKNVVLKGIDRGDGKLRNFVGSACAGASARVELAHDKLPYMIHGTGDAFASALCGAVMAGKTLGESAQVAGEFVRHAMESTRNQPDFEQRGVSFELNLGELTGLVG from the coding sequence ATGCAAGAAGATACGACGCTCTATGAGCGCAACCCCAAATATATCCCCCGCGTTGCGGCAGTGCACGACATGTGCGGCTACGGCAAATGCTCGCTGACCGCTGCGATCCCGATTCTTTCGGCATGCGGCTGCGATGTGTGCCCGGTGCCGACAGCACTGTTCAGCGCGCACACCAAGTTTCCGGTCTACACCTTCCACGACACCACCGATATCCTTTCCGGCTATCTTGACGCGTGGCAGAAGGTAAACGTCCAGCTTGACGGCATCTATTCCGGCTTCCTCGGTTCGGCCGAGCAGGTGGACATCATCAAGCGCATGTACCGCGAATATCCGAAGGCGCTGCGGCTGGTCGACCCGGTGATGGGCGACGGCGGGCAGATGTACCCCACCTATTCGCAGGAGATGTGCGACGCGGTCAAGACGCTTGTGGACGGCGCGGACGTGCTGATGCCGAATCTCACCGAGGCGAGCATCCTGACCGGACGCGACTACCCCGGCCAGAACCTGAGCGACGACGAGGCGACCGATTGGGTCGGCGCCTTGCTCGATATGGGTGCGAAGAACGTCGTATTAAAAGGCATCGACCGCGGCGACGGCAAGCTGCGCAACTTCGTGGGCAGCGCTTGTGCCGGGGCTTCTGCGCGTGTCGAGCTCGCTCACGACAAGCTCCCCTACATGATTCATGGCACTGGTGATGCCTTCGCTTCGGCGCTATGCGGTGCAGTGATGGCCGGCAAGACGCTCGGCGAATCGGCTCAGGTCGCAGGCGAATTCGTGCGTCACGCCATGGAGTCCACACGTAACCAGCCCGACTTCGAGCAACGCGGCGTGAGCTTCGAGCTCAACCTTGGCGAGCTGACCGGATTGGTTGGCTGA